One window from the genome of Eleginops maclovinus isolate JMC-PN-2008 ecotype Puerto Natales chromosome 15, JC_Emac_rtc_rv5, whole genome shotgun sequence encodes:
- the LOC134877171 gene encoding LOW QUALITY PROTEIN: G-protein coupled receptor 6 (The sequence of the model RefSeq protein was modified relative to this genomic sequence to represent the inferred CDS: deleted 1 base in 1 codon), translated as MNESLVVNDSSATLLAGEALPWMEADSPELNSSLQFSTARLDFPINPWDIMLCMSGTVIACENAIVVAIIFYTPTLRTPMFVLIGSLATADLLAGIGLILNFVFQYVISSETISLITVGFLVTSFTASISSLLAITVDRYFSLYNALTYFSEKTLQYVHLMLLGTWGVSLFLGLLPVLGWNCLDDPASCSIVRPLTRINVTILATSFFVIFVLMLALYFKICKIVCHHAQQIALQQHFFATPHYVATKKGVSTLAIILGTFGASWLPFAIYCLVGEREYPSVYTYATLLPATYNSMINPIIYAYRNAEIQRSLYVLLCGCFQTNKAYRSRSPSEV; from the exons atgaacgagtctctggTGGTGAACGACTCCTCGGCGACTCTCTTGGCTGGAGAAGCTCTCCCATGGATGGAGGCTGATTCTCCGGAGCTGAACAGCAGCCTGCAGTTCTCCACCGCGCGGTTAGATTTCCCCATCAACCCATGGGACATTATGCTCTGCATGTCAGGCACTGTCATCGCCTGTGAAAACGCCATCGTGGTAGCAATCATCTTCTACACGCCGACACTCAGGACTCCCATGTTTGTGCTGATTGGGAGCCTGGCCACAGCGGACTTGCTCGCCGGCATAGGATTAATCCTGAACTTTGTGTTTCAGTATGTGATCTCCTCTGAGACTATCAGCCTTATCACTGTTGGCTTCTTGGTGACATCTTTCACTGCGTCTATCAGCAGCCTTTTGGCCATAACAGTGGACCGGTACTTCTCCCTCTACAACGCCCTGACTTATTTCTCAGAGAAGACGCTGCAGTACGTACACTTGATGTTACTGGGGACCTGGGGGGTGTCTCTGTTTTTGGGCTTGCTGCCTGTGCTCGGCTGGAACTGCCTGGACGATCCAGCCTCCTGCAGCATAGTTCGACCTTTGACCAGGATCAACGTCACAATCCTTGCCACCTCCTTCTTTGTCATCTTCGTGCTCATGCTGGCCCTCTATTTCAAGATTTGCAAGATTGTGTGCCACCACGCCCAGCAGATCGCCCTCCAGCAGCACTTCTTTGCCACGCCGCATTATGTCGCCACTAAGAAGGGGGTGTCCACGTTGGCTATCATCTTAGGGACATTTGGTGCCAGTTGGCTGCCCTTCGCCATCTACTGCCTGGTA GGCGAGAGGGAGTATCCTTCAGTGTACACGTACGCTACACTGCTGCCAGCCACCTACAACTCCATGATCAACCCCATCATCTACGCCTACAGAAACGCAGAGATCCAGCGCTCCCTCTACGTGCTTCTCTGTGGCTGCTTTCAGACCAACAAGGCCTACCGGTCAAGATCACCAAGTGAAGTTTAA